The sequence CCCGACGTCTTCGCGACGACCGAAGGGACCCGCCGACGCGTCCGCGAGAACCTCGGCTGGGCGTTCCTGTACAACGCGGTCGCGCTCCCGCTGGCCGTCGCCGGCGTCCTCAATCCCCTCTTCGCCGCCGTCGCGATGGCGACCAGCAGCCTGCTGGTCGTCCTCAACTCGACGCGCCCGGTCGGCGACTAGCCGCCACGGTCGTCCGACCCGGGTCCGCCGGTCTCGATTGGAGCGCCGACAAGACTGCCCCATTCGGTCCACGAGCCGTCGTAGTTCCGGACCGACGGGTAGCCGAGCAGCTCCGAGAGGACGAACCACGTCAGCGACGAGCGCTCGCCGATGCGGCAGTAGACGACGACGCTCCGGTCGGGGGTGACGCCGCGGTCGCGGTAGAGCGCGGCGAGGTCGGCTCGCGGCTTGAACCGGCCGTCCGCGTCGACGTTCGCCGACCAGACGACGTTGACCGCACCGGGGACGTGGCCGCCGCGCTGGGCGAACTCGTCCATCCCGGGCGGCGCGACGACGGTCCCGTCGAACTCCTCGGGCAGCCGCACGTCGACCAGCGCAGTCCGGTCGTCGATCGCTCGCCGCACGTCGTCGCGGTACGCGCGGACGTGCTCGAAGGGACCGGCCGGCTCGTACCTGCGGGGCGTGAACGACGGCACCTCCGTCGTCGTCGGTCGGCCCGATTCGACCCAGTGTTCGCGCCCGCCGTCGAGCAGGTACGCGTCCTGGTGGCCGTAGTAGCGCAACAGCCAGTAGAAGTGCGCGGCGAACCAGTTGGCGTTGTCGCCGTACGCGACCACCGTCGTCTCCTCGGTGATGCCGTGCGCGCCGAGCAGGTCCGCGAACGCGCGTGCCGACGGCACGTCCCGCCGCCGGTCGTGTCGCAGGTCCGACCGCCAGTCGAGCCCGACCGCTCCCGGGAGGTGCCCCTCGTCGTAGAACGCGGTGTTCAGGTCCACCTCGACGAGTCGCAACGATGGGTCGTCCGACCGGGCCTCGGGCAGCCGCTCGGCGACCCACTCCGGGGGGACGAGCGCGTCTGACCGCTCGGATAGCAGCGTGTTGCCGGTCATGGGTGTTCGGCGACCGCAGGCCGTTCCGCGCCGGCGGCCGCGAGGTGTCACTCACCGACGGAACTACCGGGAATAAGTACCAGCTTGTCCCGCGACAACCCTCGCGGGGGGCGCTCGCCGGTTGTCCTGCGACAAACCAGATTACAACCGACTGCACCCGAACGACACCCAATATGCAGGGTCTTGAAGCCAGTTTCGTGCTCGCGACCGGGTCGGGGAGCGGGTCGCTCCTGGCCGCGACGGTCGTGAGCGGGCTCGTCACCGTGCTCGCGGCGGGCGCCGTGTACTTCTACGGGTGGCGAACGCCGCCGGAACCGGCGTTCGAAGGGGTACGACGCGAAGAGAGCGCGGATCCGGCCGCCACGGTCGTCGCCAATCGCGGCGGCCCGATGTACGAGTCGGAGGTGCCCGAGGCCGAGACGGAGTCGGTGGACCACGACGCGTTCGACCCGGTCGGGGCGGCGGCGCTGCTGGCCGTCTACTTTCTCGTGGTCACGCTGACGTGGCTGTTCATGTACTTCGTCGAGTTCCTGGGGAACGGCCCGACGGTGGTGGGCTGAGATGCACGTCCACAGGTTCGAGCGGATCTGGCTCGTCGCCGCGCTCGGGATGATCGTCCTGTTCGTCGGGACGGTCACGTACGGCGCCGTCGTCGCCGGGTACGGCATGGTCGACGCCGAGGGCGGACAGGTCGACGCGACGGACCCGACGGACGGCGAGAACTTCCGCGAGCCGGGGGTCTACAACGGGAGCGAGCCCGGGCACTACGACGTGTACGTCGAGACGCGCCGGTTCGCGTTCGTCCCCGGGACGGCCGAGCCCATCCGCGTCCCCGCCGGCAGCACCGTGACGTTCCACGTCGTCAGCGTCGACGTGCTCCACGGCTTCGAGGTCGCCGGCACGAACATCAACACGATGGCGATCCCCGGCCAGAAGGCCGTCGTCACCGCCGAGTTCGACGAGGCCCGCGAGTACGGCATCGTCTGTAACGAGTACTGCGGCGAGGGCCACCACACGATGGCGGGGTCGCTCGAAGTGGTCCCGCCCGGCGAGTTCAACGCGACCGCGGAGGTGAGCGCGTAGATGGCCCACGCACACGACGAGCGGGCGACCGGGACCGCCGAGGGGCGCGAACTGGCCGCCGGCGAGCGCCTCGCGTTCGTCGACCAGTACCCTGCGGCCGCCCGTGTCACCCGTCTCTGTTTCGGCGTCTCGTTCACCGCACTGCTGATCGGGGCGGTACTGGGCATCGTCCAGGCGCTTCACCGGACGAACGTCTTCCGCGGCGTCATCAGTTCGAGCGACTACTACTCCGTGCTGACCGGCCACGGCGTCCTGCTCGCGCTGTTTTTCACGATATTCTTCCTCTCGGGGGCGTTCACCTGGGGGACGAGCCGCAGCCTCGGCCGGGACCTCCCGAACCCGCGGTTCTCGCTGGCCTGGTTCGGTCTCCAGCTCGGCGGCGCCGCCGCCGTCGCGGCGGCCATCTTCGGCGGCTTCGTCGGGCAGATCCCCTTCGAGGCTGACGTGCTCTACACCTTCTACGCGCCGCTGCAGGCCCATCCGCTGTTCTACGCCGGCCTCGCGGCGTGGCTGGTCGGCACCTGGCTCGCCGGCGCCGACTGGATCCGCTCGTATCTGCGCTGGCGGAGCGACAACCGCGGCGAGCGCGTGCCGCTGCAGACGTTCATGGTCCTGACGACGATGCTGATGTGGTACATCTCGACGGTCGGCGTCGCCGTCGAGGTGCTCGTCTTCCTGCTGCCGCTGTCGATGGGGCTCATCGAGAGCGTCGACCCGCTGTTGACCCGGACGCTGTTCTGGTACTTCGGCCACCCGGTCGTCTACTTCTGGCTGATGCCCGCGTACTTCGCGTGGTACACTATCCTGCCGAAACTCGCCGGCGGCCGGCTGTTCAGCGACCCGCTGGCCAGGGTCGTCTTCGTCCTCTTCCTGATCCTCTCGACGCCCGTGGGCTTCCACCACCAGTACGCCGACCCCGGGGTCGCGGAGGGCTTCAAGTTCGTCGCGATGACGAACACGATGTTCCTCCTGTTGCCGAGCTTCCTCACCGCTTTCACCGTCGTCGCCAGCATGGAGTACGGCGCCCGCCGGCGCGGCGGGAGCGGCTACTTCGGGTGGATGAAGGCGCTGCCGTGGGCCAACCCCGCCTTCGCCGGCATGGCGCTGGCCGGGCTGATGTTCGCGGCCGGCGGGTTCTCCGGCATCGTCAACGCCGGAATGAACATCAACTCGCTGGTCCACAACACCCTCTGGGTGCCGGGCCACTTCCACCTCACCGTCGGCACGGCCAGCGCGCTGACGATGATGGCGCTCAGCTACTGGCTGTACCCGCAGGTCACCGGCAAGCGCCTCCAGCTCTACGGGGTCGCGCAGGTCCAGCCGTACGTCTGGTTCATCGGGATGGCGCTGATGTCCAACGCGATGCACCGGGCCGGCCTGGCGGGCGTCCCCCGGCGGACCGCCGAACCCCAGTACGACCAGGTCTCCTTCGAGGCGGCGCTCGGGTCGATCCCGGAGATGCGCCTCCAGATCGCCGTCGGCGGGGCGCTGCTGACGCTGGGCGCGGCGCTGTTCGCCGCGGTGATGCTGGCGACGTGGTTCGCCGACCGCGGCCGCGGGCGCCTCCGCGTCGACAGCCACCTCCCGGAACCGATCTCCGGCCCCGAGGACGCCCCGCGGGTGCTCGACAACTTCAGGCTGTGGGCGGCCATCGCCGTCGTCCTCGTCGCCATCGCCTACGGCTTCCCGATATTCTCGATGGTCGCCGACGGGCCGTTCGACCCCGCCGCGCCGCCCGTCCCGGTCGGCGTCGTCGACGCGGCGCTCGGGGTCTTCCTCGGCTGAGGAGTGCGGTTTCGTCGACTCCGTCATTCCGTGACTCCCCCGCGACGACCGGCCTCAGGTCGCCGAGAGGAACCCCGCGACGAGTTCCGCCTCGGCGCGCCTGAGCCGGTAGGAGACGGTCGAGCGCGGACAGTCGAGTTCGGCCGCGAGGTCGTCGAGCGTCGTCTCCCGCGGCGTCTCGTAGTACCCCTTCTCCGCGGCCAGTTCGAGCACCTGCCGCTGCTCGGGCCGCAGCGACAGCGAGGCGAACGGGTTCGACGGCGGCTCGGTCGCGTCCTCCAAGTGCTCGAACCGGAAGGAGATCCCCCCTCTGAGCGTCCCCCCGAGGGTGTCGTAGAGCATCCCGACCTTCTCGTCGCTCTCCGCGAGGACCCGCCAGCGCGCCTCGGACTCGCGGCGGGTCACCTCCGCGAAGACGCCGCCCTCGAGGTATCGGCTGGCGATCAGCGAGACGGCGTCGCAGCGAGTGGCCTCTGAGACGCGGGTGTACACGACGGCCCGCCGCGCCGAGGCCGCGAGCACGTCGCTGTATCGCCGCCCCGCGCAGCCGCGGTCGCTGACCGACAGCAGGTCCCGCTCCTCGTCGGCGATCAGCGCCGCCGCCCGCTCGACCGTCTCCGGCGGTCCCGTGACCGTGTCGAGCCGCCGGACCTCCGACTCGGAGACCGGACAGACCAGCGCCGTCGAGCGCGCGTCCGGCGCGCCCGCGAGCGTGTCCATCAGCGGGTCGACCCCCGTCTCGTACGTCAGCGTGAAGACGAACTCCCGCATCTACCCCGAAGTTGTTCGGCCAGTAGCCAGTCAGTTTCGGTCGCGCTGTCGCGCCCCGCTCGTACCGCGATCTGTCTCCGCCGTTGTCGTGTGCCAACGGTGGGTTGAGGGGACCGCCACGACTACTGATCGTATGAGCGATACGCCCGCAGCCGACCGATCGATGCCGTGGTTCCTGAAAGCGATCATCCTCGTCGCGGTCCTCGTCGTACTGTTCATCGTCGCCGTGGACCTGTTGACGTTCGCGCAGTCGTTCTGAGCGCGAGCGCATCGGTCCGCTCGACCGGTCAGACCACGTCCAGCACGGCGACCGACAGCGCGACCTGTCCGAGGCCGGCGGCGATCATGACGACGGCCGCAACGCGTTCGAAGGCGCCCCCGTAGCGACCGAGCGACCGCCAGGCGTCCACACCCGCGCTCGCCAGCAGGGTCACGCCGACCAGCGGTGCCGTCGCTGCGCCTGCATACGCCGCCAGTACCGCCGTCGCCCCCGCCGGGGGGAGGGTCAGCGCCTGCGCGACGACGCCGAGGAAGACCGGGACCACGCAGCCGGCCGCCGCGAGCGCGTACGCGCCGCCGAAGAGACCGAACCCGACCACCGAGTCGGGCCGGTTCGGGAGCGGGACCGTCGCCGCCCCGCGGCCGGACAGCGCCGCCGCGCCGAACGCGACCAGCGCGAGGCCCACGAGCGGCTCGAACGCAGGCAGGAGCGACGTGAGCCGGCGTCCGAGCGCGTAGACGGCCCCCGCGACCAGCGCGAACGCACCGAGCGAGCCGAGTGCGGCCGCGGCGGCCGCCGCTCCCGGTGCATCGTCGCCGCCGCGTTCGAGGAAGTACCCGACGTAGCCGGGGACGAGCGGGAACGCGCAGGGCGCGAAGAACGTCGCGACGCCGGCACCGGCCGCGAACCCCACCGCGCCGCCGAGCGCGCCCGTCATCCCTCCAGCACCGCCTCGAACGCCGACCGCAGGCGCTCGCCGGACGCGACGCCCGAGTGTCGCCACCGAACCACGCCCTCGGCGTCCGTCAGCACCAGGTACGGGAGGCCGTCGGCGCCGATCGCCGACATGACGGCGCTCTCGGGGTCGACTCCGACCGCCCAGTCGCCGTCGCGGCGCGCCCACCAGTCGGCGATGTCCGCCCGCGAGAGGCCGCTGCCGACGCGCTCGTTCGTCACCGAGACGAAGTCGAGGCGGCCCTCGTACTCCGGATACAGCGCCGTCAGCGTCTCCATCTGTCGGTCGCAGGGACCGCACCACGTCGCGAAGCAGTCCACGAGTGTCGGTCGGTCCGGGCGAGGGACTCGCAGTCGCCCGGCGTCGGATCCGGGCGCGTCGATCCCCTCGACGCGGACCGGCAGCCCGTCGCCGTCGTTGAACGGGCCGGCGCCGCCCAGCGCGAACGCGCTGCCACCGGTGAGTCCGACGCCCGCGATGGTCGCGACCGCCGTTCGCCGGTTCATGCCTCGCGGACCGCCGCCAGGTCGTCGATCAGTTCGTCCGGATCGGGCGATTTCGTCCGGTAGGCGCGTTCGACGTAGCCGTCGGCGTTGACCAGTATCGTCATCGCCGTGTGCGTGAACATGTAGCCGTCCGTCTCCGGCGGCTCGGTCCGCTGGAACGCGACGCCGAACGCGTCCGCGACGACCGCCTCCGCCCGCTCGGCGGAGGCCGGCCGGAGGAACTGCCAGTTTGCCGCCCCGAGCGCGACGTTTCGTTCGTCGGCGTACGCGCGGAGGCGGTCGGCGTCGTCGCGAGCGGGGTCGAACGTCACCGGGTAGAACCGCACCGCGCCGCCGTACCCCTCGTTCAGCGCGTGCGTCTGGACGTTCCGGAGCGTCCCGACCAGTACCGGACAGACTGTCCTGCAGTGGCTGTAGAAGAACGTCAACAGTGCGGGGCGCTCGACCGCCCGGAGGTCGACAGTCCCGTCAGCGCGGACGGCCGGGAGGGACACGTCCGGCACCCGTTCGCCCCACGCGGGGTACGGCAGGTCGGCACTCTCGAACTCCCGGTCCGGTTCGGACAGGACCACGTCGGGATTCCCGTCACCGGCTGCACAGCCCGCGACTCCCGCCGCTGCCGTCGACAGCCCGGCGAGATAGGTGCGTCGCCTCATAGAACAGTGAGAGGGGGCTGATAACAATGAATAGAATGTTGTAGCACTCCAACGACAGCACAATATCGGGCAGATCGTGACCCGGACTCCCGGTCCGTATCGACGAACGAAAGTCCCTCCACCTGGGGTGGAGCCCGTCATCTCAGGCCGAGCCGGCGTCGAGCCCGCCGGGCGGCGTCTACAACACTGCGACGCCGGCGGCATACGCGAGCGCGAACGAGAGGCCGAACGACCCTGCCCACGCTCCCACCGTCAGGATGATTTTTCGGGCATCCACAGCCTCCCGACCGCCGACTGCCGCGCCGCTCCCGATGATGGCGCTGACGACGATCTCGTTGAACGAGACCGGGACGCCGAGCAGGACTGCCAGCTGCGCGATCAGGAACGAGGGGACGAGCGCCGAGATGGAGCGGCGCGGCCCGAGCGACGAGTAGTCCTGGGCGAGCGACTTTATCATCCGGGGCGCACCCGTCCACGAGCCGACAAGCATCCCGAGCCCGCCGCCGACGAGCACGGCGAACGTCGAGACCATCCCGACCTCGTCGAGGAGCGGGAGCAGCGGTCCGACGGCGAGTCCGACCTGACTCCCCCCAGCGGAGAACGCCACGAGCGACCCGAGCGCCAGCAGCACGCGCCGCAAGCCACCGGGTTCGTCGCGACTGACATCCCACCAGACGACCGCCGCGACCGCTAGCGCTGCGAGGCCGGTAATACTGACTGCCGAGGCAAGCCCGTCGACTGCGAGCACCTGCTGTCCGATACTGCGGAGTGTTCCTGACGTGCCTCCCTCACCCAGGAAGCTGAACTGGACGTTCACGAGGACCGCCCCGACGAGGCCGGCGAGGACGGGAATACTGTACCGTTCGGGGACATCGGGGCGCGGAAGGAGACTCGCGATGGTGAACGCGATGCCGCCGCCGACGAACGGCGTCAATACCCAGACGGCGGCGATCTGCTGGTACTTCGACCAGACCGGCGTGCCGCCGAGGGCGAGGCCGACGCCGATGACGGCGCCGGTCACGGTGAACGCCGTCGCGATCGGATAGCCGGTCGTGATGCCGACCGCCATCAGCCCCGCGCCCAGCACGAGCACGAGGATGACGCCGGCGATCGGCAGGCTGATGCCGCCGACGAGGCCGCTCCCGACGGCTTCCGAGACGTTGCCGCCCTGTGTGACGGCGCCGGCGAACCCGAAGATGCCGACGAGCAGCGCGGCCCGCATCGTCGCGATGGCGTTCGCGCCGACGGCGGGAGCGAAGGGGGTCGCGCCGCTCGACCCGGCGCCGATCACCCACGCCATGAACAGGCTGGCGAGCGCTGCACCGGCGAAGAGGACGACGAGAGCGGGGTCCATTGAAGCGGGTCAGTCCGCGCCCGTGGGGGCGGTATCTCGCGCGTGGTTCCGACTCCGCCAGTAGCCCTGGGCGTACGCGCCGAGGAACATCCCGGCGAGCGCCCAGAGGATCGTGACGTTGCCGACGCCGAGGCTCGCGTACGCCGCGCCCGGGCAGATGCCCGAGAGGCCCCAGCCGACGCCGAAGACGGCGCCGCCGACCAGGACGTTCCGGTCGAAGGGCTTCAGGCGGCGCTCGTAGGGGTCGCCCGTGAGGGGTGCCGCGTCCCGAATACGGGGCAACAGGGCGAACGCGATCCCGGAGACGATGGCGGCCCCGAACATCACGAACGGGAGGCCCAGATCCTCGAACTGGAGGAAGTTCAGCACCACCTCCGGGCGCGCCATGTGGCTGAACCCGAGCCCGAACCCGAACACGATGCCGCCGACGAAGACTAGCGGCTTGAACAGCGGGTGCCGGTCGCTCATGGGCTCACCCCCAGCGCGGCGACGACCTGTGCCGTCCCGATGGCGACGGTCAGGAACGTCAGGACGCCGGCCAGCGACGTCTTCGACGCCGAACCGACGCCGCAGACGCCGTGGCCGGACGTACAGCCCTTGCCGATCCGGGTTCCGATGCCGACCAGGATACCGCCGACGAACAGCCGCCACGGCTGGACGTCGGTCTGCCAGAGCGTCACGCCGGCGACCTCGTAGAGCTGGCCGGTCGTTCCGGGCTCGTACAGCGAACTCGTGACCAGGCCGGACTGAACCGTCGCCGCGAACGCTAGCCCGCCCAGCACGATGCCGGCCGTGAACACGAGCCGCCAGTCCCGCGAGGCGACGTACTGCTGGAACCGCGACTGGTCGGAGACGTACGACAGCGTCGACTCCAGGAACGTGCTCGCCCCGGCCGGGATACCCGTCCCGACGTAGATCAGGACGGTCCCGAGGCCGACGAGCAGGCCGCCGACGGCGTAGCGACTGATCCCGTTCGGGAACAGGTCGGCGGCCGCCTGGAGCAGTACTGGGTCAGTGACCATCGGCGTCGTCAGTCACCCGCGAGCGAGTCCTGACTGGCGGCGCAGTTGTTCGGCCCGAGCTCCAGCGTGAACGCCTCGTCGTCGTCGACGGCGTTCTGCCCGAGGTTCGTCGCGATGATGTCCTCGTAGTTGGCCGGCCGCGGCGGCATGTCCGAGAGGATCAGCTCGACGAAGTCGTCCTCGTCCATCGTGAGTGCGTCCATCTCATCGACGAGCTCGCCGATGGGCGCGGTGTAGGTACCGTCCGCAGCGGGCTCGGCGGCGTCGCTGAAGTGCGCGCCACCGACGAGCGTGTCGTCGGGCAGCGGTAGGACGCGGTCCTGCAGCGACTCGTAGAGCATGCGCGCGGCGTCCGGCGCGCCCTCGTCGCCCTCTTCGAGGTCGGGGCGGGCGACGCTCTCGACGAAGAGTCCGTCGCCGGTCGCGAGCAGACTGTCGTCGACGAGGTACGAGGTCATTCCGGTCGTGTGGCCGGGCGTGTACACCGCCTCGACGGTCGCGTCTCCGACCTCGAAGGTGTCGCCGTCCGCGGCCGTGGTCAGCTCGTCAGCGTACGTCACGCCGCGGTCGACCGCGGCCTCGGGAACGACGCCCTCGACGCCCTCGTCGTCGAGGTCGCGCACGCCCGAGATGTGGTCGGCGTGGATGTGCGTGTCGAGCGCGTACTGCAGGTCGACGCCGAGGTCGTCGGTGTCGGCGAGATAGCGGTCGGTGAACGCCCGCAGCGGGTCGATGATTGCGGCTTCGCCGTCGTCGTAGAGCAGATAGCCGAGACAGCCCGAGGAGGGGCGCTGGTACTGGACGAGCGTCCCCGCGCCGTCGTAGTTCTCGACCTTGACGGCCTCGTAGATGCGCGCCCAGCCGTTCATGCCGTCTTCGAGGTGGTTCACGTCGTAGCCGCGCTCGGCGAGCGTCCCCGCGACGAACTCGCTGGCGCCGCCCTTCGCGCACAGGACGGTTACCTCGCGGTCGTCGGGGATCCGGTCGAGCACGTCCTCGTCGATGTCGTCCTCGAGGAACTGGAAGTACGGGACGTTGATCGACGTGACGTTCTCGCCGTCGATGCGCCACTCCTCGTAGTCCGAGTTCATTCGCGCGTCGAGCAGTGTCACGTCCTCGCCCGCGTCGATGCGCTCTTTTAGCGTCTCCGGGGCGACCGTCTCCACGTCGGCGTCCGGAGTTGGGAAGTCTTCCGCGTTCATGTCGTGCACCCCCGTCTATCGGATGGACGTACTAAAGGGTTTGCATAGTATTCCATCTTATGCACAATATAGTATCCCCCTGCGACTCTGTCTGGAGCGGTGTATACGACTACATACCCGATACTGAGGGAAATTACGATTTCGCCACTGACCAGTAGTTGGCGTCAGTCACAAGAACCAGCAATCTTTTAACTACGGAGTCAATATTGTGCGTTAGCTCCAAGACAAATCAACGGAGCGGACACAACAATGAGTGCAGAATACGACATCGCGGAGACGCTCGACGTGAAAGGCGCATCGTGCCCGATGCCGGTCGTCAAGACCAAATCGGCCATCGACGACCTCGCCGCCGACGAGGTTCTGGAGGTACTCGCGACCGACTCGGGCAGCATGAGCGACATCGACGGCTGGGCCGACGGCACGGACGGCGTGGAACTGCTCGCACAGGAGGAGAGCGGTGACGTGTACAAACACTACGTGCGCAAGACGGAGTGAAAATGAGCACGGACACCTCAGACACGACAGCCGAGGACGCCCCCGACGCGGCCGAGGGTGACGCCCCCTCCCGCGCGGAGCTGGCCGCACGCGTCGCCGAGCTGGAGGAGTCGCTCGCCGAGTCGGAGGACGACGACGACCCGAAGAAGATGTCGATCATTGCGACGAAAGGGACGCTGGACATGGCCTACCCGCCGCTGATCCTCGCCAGCACCGCGGCCGCGTTCGGCTACGACGTGACGGTCTTCCACACGTTCTGGGGCCTGGATATCCTCCACGAGGAGCGCTCGAAGGACCTCAAGCTGAGCTCCGTCGGCAACCCCAACATGCCCGTGCCCAACGCGGTCGCCGCCCTGCCCGGGATGGATCGGGTGACGACGAAGCTGATGGAGAAGAAGATCGACGACAACGACACCGCAACCATCGAAGAGCTCGTCGAGACGAGCCTGGACATGGGCGTGGAGTTCCAGGCCTGTCAGATGACCATCGACCTGATGGACTACGACGAGGACGACTTCTACGACGGCGTCACCGCGGGCGTCGGCGCCGCCACCGCCCTCCAGGACATGGCCGACGCCGACATCCAGCTCCTCGTCTGATCCCCGTCGTCCGGGTCATCGCGGCTACCGCAGGGTCCAGCGATGTGAGCGGCCGAGCGCGGAGTAGTACTCGGAAGCCCGGTTCGGCCCGCACTGCTCACGGGCTGATCTTATGTAACAATCGGAGGCGTGCTCCGGGCTAGTGTTACATAAGACCCGCGCCGGGACGGTCAAGTCGTCTGGAGGGGATCCGGCATCCGAGTCGTGGGATCGGCCCTCGGCCCGCACGCGGGGATCGGAGCGGGGAGAGTGTTTTCCCGCCCGGCGTCGTACTCGCTCGCATGAACGACGACGCACCCGCCGCGCGGATCGGCGACATACTGGGCGAGCGCGGAGAGACGCTGGCCGTCGCCGAGTCCTGTACCGGGGGACTGCTCGGGTCGACGATCACGGGCGTCGCCGGGTCGAGCGACTACTTCGTCGGCGGCGTCGTCGCCTACACGGAGCGGACAAAGCGCCAGTTGCTCGCGGTCTCCCGGGAGAGCCTGGAGCGCCACGGCGCGGTGAGCGAGACGGTCGCCAGCGCGATGGCGCGGCACATCCGCGACGAGACCGGCGCCGACTGGGGCGTCTCCACGACCGGCTACGCGGGCCCGGGCGGCGGCGACGCCGACACCCCGGTCGGCACCGTCTACATCGGCATCGCGTACGCCGGCGGCGACGGCCGTGACCCCTACGCGACCGTCGAACACCACCGCTTCGAGGGCGAGCGCGCGACGGTCAAAGAGCGCATCGTCGAGCAGGCACTGCGGTCTGCGCTGGGAGAGATAGTGGAGTGAGCGACCGTTCGATAGATCCGACTGGAATCCGAGCACAGAACGACTGGCTTCGTGGTACTTACCTCGTTTCGAGAGCTCAAACACTGTCCGACGAGGCGGACGGACGTGTGAAAGGACGGCTCCCGTTCTGACGGCGCCTCGACCCGCGGCGGGGGCCACACGAACAGTCGATCACTCGGTCGTCGGTGGTGCCGACTCGGCCGACTCGCCGTTCCGTAGACACGCCGCAGGGTGATCCGCGCGCTCGTCCCCGCCCCCGTCTCCGTCGGTCGGTTCGAGCGCGGGGTCCTCGCGCTCGCAGACGCTCTCGAAGGCGTCGAGCCGGTCGGCCGCCTCGTCGGTCCGACCGGCCGCGGCCGCGTCGACCGCATCGTCGAGGAGCCGCTCGGCCTCGCCGTCGGAGAGCGGGTCCGGGACGCCGAACGCCTCGCGGACGGCCTCGGGGTCGTCGAACTCGTCGGCGCCCACGTCACCGCGCTCGACGGCGAGCCGGAGGTCGAGCACCCCCCGGAACTCGCCGTCCCGGAACTCGAACCCCTCGGGGGGTATCACGCGGTGACACCGCGGGTGGAACGAGCAGCCGGCGGGCGGGTTCGACGGGTCGGGCACGTCGCCGGTCAGCTCGACGGCCGCGTCGCGGGCGTCCGGGTCCGGCTCGGGGATGGCCGACAGCAGCGCCTCGGTGTAGGGGTGGCGCGGGTCGGCGAACAGCGCCTCGGCCGACCCGCGCTCGACGACCTCGCCGAGGTACATGACGCAGACGCGGTCGCAGACCTGGCGGACGACCCCCAGGTCGTGGCTGATGAGCACCATCGCGAGGCCCAGGTCGTCCTGCAGGTCCGAGAGGAGCGAGAGGATCTCCGCCTGGACGCTCACGTCCAGCGCGGAGACGGGCTCGTCGACGACCAGCAGGTCGGGGTCGAGCACGAGCGCCCGGGCGAGGGCGATCCGCTGTTTCTGCCCGCCGGAGAACTCGTGGGGGTAGCGGTCGGCGTCGGCCGCCGTCAGTCCGACGCGTTCGAGCGTGTCGGCGACGATCTCCCGGCGACGGTCGGCGTCGCGCAGACCGTGGATCGCCAGCGGCTCGGCGACCGACTCGCCGACGGTGAGCCGCGGGTCGAACGCCGAGTTTGGGTCCTGGAAGACGACCTGGGCGCGCCGGCGGAAGCGGTCGCGGTCGTCGCCCGCGAGGTCGGCGACCGGCCGGCCGTCGAAGCGCACCTCGCCGCCCGTCGGCTCCTCAAGGCCCAGCAGCGTCGTCGCGGTCGTGGACTTGCCGCAGCCCGACTCCCCGACGAGCCCGACCGTCTCCCCCGCGCGCACCTCGAAGCTCACGCCGTCGACGGCCTCGACGTGGCCGGTCACCCGCCGGAGCA comes from Halosimplex halophilum and encodes:
- a CDS encoding cupredoxin domain-containing protein — translated: MHVHRFERIWLVAALGMIVLFVGTVTYGAVVAGYGMVDAEGGQVDATDPTDGENFREPGVYNGSEPGHYDVYVETRRFAFVPGTAEPIRVPAGSTVTFHVVSVDVLHGFEVAGTNINTMAIPGQKAVVTAEFDEAREYGIVCNEYCGEGHHTMAGSLEVVPPGEFNATAEVSA
- a CDS encoding SCO family protein; this encodes MRRRTYLAGLSTAAAGVAGCAAGDGNPDVVLSEPDREFESADLPYPAWGERVPDVSLPAVRADGTVDLRAVERPALLTFFYSHCRTVCPVLVGTLRNVQTHALNEGYGGAVRFYPVTFDPARDDADRLRAYADERNVALGAANWQFLRPASAERAEAVVADAFGVAFQRTEPPETDGYMFTHTAMTILVNADGYVERAYRTKSPDPDELIDDLAAVREA
- a CDS encoding cytochrome c biogenesis protein CcdA — translated: MTGALGGAVGFAAGAGVATFFAPCAFPLVPGYVGYFLERGGDDAPGAAAAAAALGSLGAFALVAGAVYALGRRLTSLLPAFEPLVGLALVAFGAAALSGRGAATVPLPNRPDSVVGFGLFGGAYALAAAGCVVPVFLGVVAQALTLPPAGATAVLAAYAGAATAPLVGVTLLASAGVDAWRSLGRYGGAFERVAAVVMIAAGLGQVALSVAVLDVV
- a CDS encoding TlpA family protein disulfide reductase — its product is MNRRTAVATIAGVGLTGGSAFALGGAGPFNDGDGLPVRVEGIDAPGSDAGRLRVPRPDRPTLVDCFATWCGPCDRQMETLTALYPEYEGRLDFVSVTNERVGSGLSRADIADWWARRDGDWAVGVDPESAVMSAIGADGLPYLVLTDAEGVVRWRHSGVASGERLRSAFEAVLEG
- a CDS encoding b(o/a)3-type cytochrome-c oxidase subunit 1, coding for MAHAHDERATGTAEGRELAAGERLAFVDQYPAAARVTRLCFGVSFTALLIGAVLGIVQALHRTNVFRGVISSSDYYSVLTGHGVLLALFFTIFFLSGAFTWGTSRSLGRDLPNPRFSLAWFGLQLGGAAAVAAAIFGGFVGQIPFEADVLYTFYAPLQAHPLFYAGLAAWLVGTWLAGADWIRSYLRWRSDNRGERVPLQTFMVLTTMLMWYISTVGVAVEVLVFLLPLSMGLIESVDPLLTRTLFWYFGHPVVYFWLMPAYFAWYTILPKLAGGRLFSDPLARVVFVLFLILSTPVGFHHQYADPGVAEGFKFVAMTNTMFLLLPSFLTAFTVVASMEYGARRRGGSGYFGWMKALPWANPAFAGMALAGLMFAAGGFSGIVNAGMNINSLVHNTLWVPGHFHLTVGTASALTMMALSYWLYPQVTGKRLQLYGVAQVQPYVWFIGMALMSNAMHRAGLAGVPRRTAEPQYDQVSFEAALGSIPEMRLQIAVGGALLTLGAALFAAVMLATWFADRGRGRLRVDSHLPEPISGPEDAPRVLDNFRLWAAIAVVLVAIAYGFPIFSMVADGPFDPAAPPVPVGVVDAALGVFLG
- a CDS encoding sulfurtransferase, giving the protein MTGNTLLSERSDALVPPEWVAERLPEARSDDPSLRLVEVDLNTAFYDEGHLPGAVGLDWRSDLRHDRRRDVPSARAFADLLGAHGITEETTVVAYGDNANWFAAHFYWLLRYYGHQDAYLLDGGREHWVESGRPTTTEVPSFTPRRYEPAGPFEHVRAYRDDVRRAIDDRTALVDVRLPEEFDGTVVAPPGMDEFAQRGGHVPGAVNVVWSANVDADGRFKPRADLAALYRDRGVTPDRSVVVYCRIGERSSLTWFVLSELLGYPSVRNYDGSWTEWGSLVGAPIETGGPGSDDRGG
- a CDS encoding cytochrome oxidase, which encodes MYESEVPEAETESVDHDAFDPVGAAALLAVYFLVVTLTWLFMYFVEFLGNGPTVVG
- a CDS encoding helix-turn-helix domain-containing protein, producing the protein MREFVFTLTYETGVDPLMDTLAGAPDARSTALVCPVSESEVRRLDTVTGPPETVERAAALIADEERDLLSVSDRGCAGRRYSDVLAASARRAVVYTRVSEATRCDAVSLIASRYLEGGVFAEVTRRESEARWRVLAESDEKVGMLYDTLGGTLRGGISFRFEHLEDATEPPSNPFASLSLRPEQRQVLELAAEKGYYETPRETTLDDLAAELDCPRSTVSYRLRRAEAELVAGFLSAT